The genomic segment GTTTCGAAGATATACGTTCTCGAGCTTTGTTCTCGACTACTATACGAGATAGCGCCATTCCCTTTTTGCAGAGTGCATTTAACGTCCATGGGTGCATTAAATCTCTTGCGGAAATAGTCCAGCGCTCGATCCGAGTCCAATGACTTCTTCCTTTTAGTTTGCGAGTATTTTACGTAAAAATCTACCTATGGAAGACGTAGTTTGGGTCAGCTGTAAGAACAAATTGATAGAAACACTGTTTTCTCGTTCATTCTTCTTATCGCGTTCAAAGTTTCTCATTTTCGTATCTACGAATTCTTATTTGACATATTTAGTCATTAAGAACGTTTACCTGAGATCGAGGACCGTTGAAAGTATCGTAATGCAATCGCGTAACACGAAATCGATgtgttttatttatatacaatatttaCAAAGGCATACTGTTATCGAGTAGCTAATAAATATCTTCGTACGCTTAAACGTGTACAATGTTGCATAAGCATGGCTTTAGTCTTTTTGATTTTCATGTGTTGCGACAGAACGTAGCCTATTCGGAGTGTGTCAAGTGTCAAGTCCGTGACTATGCTCTTTTCCTTGTAATTACAACACTGTTTCCTTTGTTCGCCGATCTTTAGATGCAGCTTTCTTGGATCACGGCGCTTCTGATTGCCGTTTCCGAATATCGATGTGGCCTCTGAAGACTATAAAATGTCTGCAAACAGAGTTATTCCTTTTTTTAACGGAATGTTTTTCACGGCAACGTTCGATAGATTTATAGAACGAGCCTTTCTAATCGAAAGACACGATTATTCGCGTTATTACGCTTCATCCTTTAAAAAACGACGAAGCAGAAATGAAGTTACTTACGTTCGGCGATGCTCGAGGATAATCTGAGTCTTCTATAACATCGTGGGATATTTCTCGGCCTTCTAGCTGTCGTGGCCTCCGCGGTAAGGAACCGTAATGTAGAAGCTTCCTATCTGGAAAAATTTCATCGTAGCATTCTATACACTATGGTGTAATTTGGTTTATCGAAAGTCTGTCATCGATATAATTGGACGtggcttctttttttcttttgacaAGCCCTTTTTAAACTCGAAAAGCGGTGTATTCCGTACAGCGATCATTTACGAGAGACAAATTGACGAGATCGAAGGGAAAGACGTTTCATAAGATAACCACGTCGTATCCATTGTTTGTGCGGATTTTTCGTACAGCAGTATTCACGAAAACAAATATTCGATTTCTGAATCGATGCATCTACGTCGAATAGGTCGACGTAACGTACGCATTTTCCACGAGCAATTTTCTTGAAAGTATCGTTAACCATGGTCGTCGTTTAGGACGAGACTCGATATATTTGCGATTCTTCGCTTAAACGGAGCACTTTCATCAGTCTGAGTAGAAATTTACCAGATGAGATGGTGGGTTATTTTTCGCCGATCTCATCGAATGTGAATAAAGATAGAATATGTTTTTCCGTTCGAATTCACCTGTAGATTTCGCGCGATAGAGAAACTAAtcttgtgtgtgtgtgtgtgacaGAATGTTCAAGCGTATTCTAAATTTCAACTTATGCGAAACAGAAACGTATACAGAGCGTATAACGTAACTCACCTGTGAAATGATTGGTCAAGGCTGTAGTTGGTATGAGATCAGGATTCCCATCTTCCTCTTCGCCTTTGGTAGCAAAAGTCGCGATACTTGGTTGTTGGGGTGGTTTTGGCTTTGCCGGAGTGGCCGCGTGTTTCCTCCAAAGCGCCATTAATACTCCGGTCACGATTAGACCCAAACCGGTTGCGGTACCTCCTAGGCCAATCAGGATCGGTGACATATCCACGGAAGATGTCGATTCGCCTATAAACCAAATCATCCTCAATCCTACAACGTATCTACGTGGCTAAattacttttatcttttctctCGTTCTCTTTCTCAAATTTCATACgtacatttttatattcattATGCACAGTTGGATGAAAATTTCATCAACGACGTAAGTacgtatttattaattttgGAATAATCCTATATTGCGTTTCTTTCGTGAAAGCTGAATTAATTCTTAATTACTTATATCGATCGATTCTTAATTACACTATTTGCAATGATAAATGATCATTGGAAATACATTACTGGAAATAAATTGTAAgtcaatataaaatttaaagagTAATTTTATTTGGTGGGTGTACATCGAAACTATGTACGTGTATGCAATTGTGTAATTAATTAAATGTTCGTTTCGACGAATTAATGGATGTAAATAAAAGAATTggcgaatattttatttacggTCTTTACTCGTGATATGGCACTTTTGAACGAGCTAACGGAATAGTGGAGCGGAAACAACGAATGTATTACCAAACGATACGCGAAAATGGCAAAATAGAACTGTGTCCAATTTTCATTTGACTACTattctgaattttatttttctttccttcgtttTCGCCCTCTTtctcatatatatgtatgcacgTATGTCTTTCCTTTTTCTACGAAGACTGTGTTACATCCATTGAATATTAAGATTGATTAAATTTGAAAACGTCTCGATCGTAACTAATGGAAAGTTTTTGTTTGGTAAACAAGCGAACTTTGTACACGTTAATTAACAAATGGAAAGGGATAGTAAATGGACACATCGTGATTGGTGGGATGCGTGGCAATAGTGAGAGAGACCTGTTCATCTCTGAACGAGAGATAAGTTTTGGCGAGTCGTATCCTTTGAAGCACCCGTGGCTTATAAAACAGATACCGATAGCTGTGTTCCTATCTCTTTGTACATATAACCTGTTCAATTCGCGTTAGAGGTACTTACGCACCGGTGAACTTGGCCACTCCTTTTAGAGCTTCTCCTTCCATGATCACTGGATCACTGGAGCCCTTCATATTGACCGCGTAAAGAGCGACCGTCGTTGGCTTGCGAAGTTCCAACTCCCAGTAAGGATTTGGCGATTCCAGTCGTTGCTTGTCCACAATCGCGACAAATTTTTGCGGCAAACCACCGTCGTATCCTTCCACGCAAGATATTCTGATCCGTGAACCGGTCTGATTGTACGCCGTGCAGTTTTGCAACGGGTACGGTCTGCCTGCGGGCGAGACATCATTTCCGATCATACGACGTACAATTTATAGATAAAGGATACTATACGTATCGAGACGAACGATCGCGCGTAACTTAACGTTTCGAATGAAATCACGAGTATTTACGATGAATACGATTATAGCAACAACATGAGTTACCGCGAggacgtataaatatacagcAGGATATATAAATGTCTTTTATTTGAAAAGAACGAGCACGTGTGTTGACAGAGGATTGTTTACTGCATACAGCAAAATTTTGCACGGCCCGGTGCGGTGCGGTACGGCAATGGAAAGGGAAAAACAGTGGCATAGTCGCGTTGCGGTTCGCGCAACTTCATTTTATTTCGCAACGAGAATAGGAACGCGATGCTTCATCGTTTCACGACCAATGAAATTATGTCGCACGATCGTCATTATCGGCGATGGTGTTGCATTAACGAGATCACTTGTATGCAAATAGGAGTTTGAAAAAGCTTGCGCAGGCGTCGGACAGTTCGGTCGTTGtagttcattttttatttctccgTATAACGCGCAACGAAAATAATCCTTTGCAGCAGCGTAAATTAGAGGAGCCACGATAAAGCAGATTTCCTGCGTTTTTAAAACCCTTACCTTTTTTGagcgtatttttatttttacgcgttttcattttcattttctagTTTTGTACGCACCCTGTAAATTATTTAAGAGCATATTTCTAACGCGCGTCATGCTTTGTTTGGTCGAGAGCGAGTATTCGCAAATTGTTTCGATAATTTACCTCGAAAATCGTTAGCtttcgtgtaacgttatattatatgtatctaATATACATAATGTAGGTACAATGTATTGTACATTTACGCGTACTCGTATCAGAATCATAATTGTTGCCGTTTGCTTCCGTTTCTCGGCAAACGTAACAACTTAGTCAGGGGAAGAAAATGCTCGACGCTCGAACGCGACTAGGTTGGCGTTTCCACTTACCGCCTTGCATTATCGTTACAATTAACGATTTAATTACTCTCGGCCGGCGAGGTGGACCCAGCGAGTCGTGCTGTTTCACACGGGGCGTATACTGGTCGCCGTATGATAAAAGATTACCCGATAATTACTAACGTAAGAAATACGTTGCTCCTCCACCGAAAATAAATTATGCGTCCAATTATCGCAAGCAGTGCACGTTAAAGTTGAGTTAAAATTGAATCGTCGGGGAACTATTGACCGAGTTTAGCAGACCTCTCTATCGATCTTTCTACAGGTGCGATACGGACTAAATTAATTTCGTGAACTCGGCTAAGTTCGGCAGTAATTTTACCTGCTTTTCCATCGTTCCGATCGGTTTTCGATCAGTATGTTTTTTATCGACTGTAATTCGAATGTCAGTGCATTGCGCACTCGTCGTAAACGAGTATATTCTAGCGGAGACTGCGTATAAAATTTCCAGCAAAACGTTATCTACGACAGGATCGGCGTATACGCGTGGACGCGATGTGACAAATGGTAAACGAGTTCTGACGAACCTGCTGCGATCACTTGGTAGATGCATGGTTGTTTCGAGGGACCCACGATGTTGCTAGCCCAACAACCCAATGTTCCGTAATCCATATCGGATGATGGGGTATAATTGAGTCTACTCAAGGTGCCTTCGTTGGAATACTTTGTGGACGGAATGTCGCTGAGATCACCGCTACTGTTAAACGTCCAGTGGAAGGAAACGGAGGTTGGGCTTGCGTCAACCTCGCAAACTAAGCTGATGGTTTCGTGCTTTAAGGCACCGTGGACCTCTTCGGGAACGTTGAGGGGTGGTGGCGTTGCGTTCTGATACCTCAAACCAGCCGAGTTTAAAACGTGTTTGCACACAGGAGCGACTGCAATAAAAACAACAACTATGAATAATATGCTCGATGTATCTTAGGTGTTTTACACCGTTCACGTTTTACACCGTTCACTTACACTTGCGGCGATATATTGCCCGTTAATAAAAACGAAGGATCACTGCGAGACTggcgtaaaatatttatttcgcgcTGCGTTTATCTCGAAGGGAATAGAGTGCGTGCATTAAcataaaggaaaataaaagcTGACTTATCCGGGCAACTAGCAAAGAAATGTGTATACCAGCCGAGTTTTATCGCCAAACTCTCGCCagataaaatatctttttctgGCTCATGATTGGGCAATGTAACAGCGGCAAAATATACTTACACATAACCTCGAGGTTCACTACGTTAGAACTAGCACGACCCTCGACATTGACGGCCATGCAGGTGTACCTTCCAGCGGATTCTCGAGTTATACTCTGAAGTACCAGAGAGTGGTCCGAGAGTACTATGCCGGCGGTGACGTTGTAATGGAGCTCTTCTTCCTGAATAAACAAAGGGAGAATATCCTGCGTCAAAGAATCGCTACGTCGGTTGAGATTTCGTTCGATTTAGTCGGCATCCGTTACTTTCGTCTTTAACGACGAGATTTTTCGAAAATGTTTCAGAGAGATTGAAATGACGAGAAAGGATAGGAGGAGCAGATAGTCGACGAATAGACGGTTCACGGTTTGTTGCGTATGTCATACATAGTTAAGTCTTCTCAGCCACGGTTACCGGGAAAAGTTAGCGACGTGGTCGGTGGAGCTTCGAAAAGTTAGTACAGTGTTTGGTACATTCTCCGGTTCCTATCCAACCATAAAGCCTGTCATACGCGCGAAAGATTCAAAATTTACCTCGTAGCAAAAACACACTCGAAACTCGCTCGAACTTTGCTTACCAAATCTCTCGCGAATGTGGGAGTTTTTCAAATAGGAACGAAATTCTATACGATACGTACGCTGGCTAAATCTCCGCTCCGCGTGTACTTTCCCACCACAGTCGAGCAATTTCTTCTCGCTCTGTTTACAGATTGCGTACGAAAGATGAAGGTTCACAAGGATCAAAGTAACGGAGAAAGTTTAACACGTTGAACTTTGTTCTTGCGCGTTTTGAATTTCTTCGCCGTGACCGAAGAAAACGTTGCTAACGAGACAACGTAGTTCTGTTTGCAAATTGTCGCTTGCTTCGTGGACTTGGTCAAAGGGAATTTACGATTTATACTACTCGGGTACTATTTTCCGTCTTCATTCTCCTTTCGTACCTGCTCGTTATTTTACGTACGTTGAAACAGGCGCGCGCGCCTCTCTCTCTGTCTAACCTCTTGTCGTTACACTCATCTCTAACCACTGGTTTACGAATACACTCTACCACGCGTCTACGAATCATACGCTCTTGTATACACCCACTAGCGGGCAGATTTTCGCACCTCTTCGTCCTGTACTCTTCTTCGAATCTTCGTTTATGCAAACGTACTTATACACACACGTACACATGCACACATATATGCACATGGCCACGCGCGATATTATAATTTCCCCTTAACTTTCTAGCAAAGGCTTTGCACACAGATTGCGGCCCAAGGCGTGTCACGCAAAATGGAGGCCGTAGATGGGTGGAAATTTCGGAAACTCGATTATTCCTGTTGCCTCGGgaactttatatgtatatgttgtaTATACCCACGGATGTCTCATGGCAAGTAgactatttgaatatttcgacgAAGCATCGCTAAAACCATAACTCGTTCGACTCGATTGATTTTTCCCCTTCCTAAGGAAAAAACTTTCTGAATTCCTGTATCCGATAAATCGTATTTCTCGTTATTACCCATTGCTAAATTCCATCAAAGGCATTCCAGCAGAGAAAGGGAGAAGGGAGATagagtgagtgagagagagggagaagggagatagagtgagagagagagagagagagagagagagagagagagagagagagagagagagagagagagagagagagacgaagCGTAGTAAACTCTGGTTGTAAATTTGACAGGTTTCCATGCAAATCACCTTGGAATTAATACATACTCTATCCGAGTAGCGTCGAAACTAATTCGGCGTGTACGCTTGTTCCTGTTATCGGTTTTAACTAATTGTAAGTTCCGAATTGCAACTCGTCATTAATCGTGTTTAGTTCACGCGAATAAAAAGGCAACTAGATCGACAACTTTGGATGTATTCAAACAGCGTGGAAACGTATTCGCGTAGAATTGGGGTAACCCGGGACTTTATCTTCGTATTAGCATACTTTCAAGATTTGATTGGAAGAACAAATAAAGATGCGAGACGATGTTGGCAGAGATAGAAGACCAAGACGGTGTGACGTTGTCAGAAATGTAATATGACGAGCGACGTACCCGTTTCATTCGGTTTCGTAGGAATATGCGGAAACTTGCACGTGCCAATTGTACGCCTCGCTTTCGACGCAAGAACTTGCGGAAGAACAACTCGAAACTATCTTGAATTGGAAAGCAATATGCCTTTACACGTAACAGTTATCACAAGCGTTTGTGCATCGAAACGGAGTATGCGCCGTCGAACGCACAACGTTTTATGCTACCTCGCGCTTTATATACGTTCAATATTTGTAACGTTTCCCTTTTATCCCTTGTCGAAACATCGTAAAAACAATATAGTAAAGCTGCTTTACGAGCAAAGAAGTATCGTGCTGGTTTGCAAGGTACATATTCGAAACAATTCCTTTCTTCACGGTATGCCTTCATTTTACCTCGAATTCCTGTATTTTCATATAACGTAACGTGACTGCATTAGATGTTAAATATTCGCATTCATGTCAGAACAATAATACGTATTCGTGGCAAGCAAGGAATACATTTGCTTCCTTGCATTACAAACGGATGCCAGAAAAGCGGTAGACAAGAGCGATAACTCCTATTCTCGTGGAATATCTCGGCACGTGCGTCTTCCGGCCAACTTACCTACCGTATTCTTATCTGTCAGATTATGCATAAAGCATAAGCAAGCTTTCTTCATCCTTTGATTCCTTTCTCGGTGATACCTTTACTAATCTTAAAGAATTTTGCGACGTATGCATACAGATGCACTGAGTATTTCTTCGGAAACGGAACACGGTACAACGGTAATCCGTCGATCCAGATCTAGTCAAGCTAGAATAATTGCGACGTACTAATATTTAAAACAGCCATCGGATTTTACAGCATCTcgtgtgatacacctttacgtaTATAGATTCGTATATCGCGATGAAGGGTTCGCGATCGATTTCGATGCTATGGGAATTTTTCAAATCCATTCAAGAGAATTCGGGTTTAAGAAACATAgaaatgattttaaaaaatcgcgTATATCGCGCCCTTGTTATTTAGATCCAGTGAGGATACGCAGTATACCGATCGACTTTATGAAGTTACATATTTGTACACATACTACACGCATGCATATATACATGAAACACGATCAAATATTGTTGAGTTTGACACCTGTGAAACTCGCGTATACTGTGAACgtggtaaataaaaaaaaacatggtTAACGATATTTTCAAAATGTGGCTTTAGGAAAGTCTAGAAACGTCGCTATCGTTCGTTTCACGACGCGATAGTACTGCGACCGACCGATGAAAAGTCATCGCGGAACAAGCACGGTAACGTGCGGTGACATTGTGCGCGTAATGACATTTAACGCGTAGCATTGCGATAATACGAGCATCACACCGCAATGTAGCATAGGTAAATCGGTGGAAGGTTTGCCTTGGTATAACACGTCCGACGGATTTAGTTTCAGCCGCGCATCACAGCTCGGTCTGATCTGCCGTTGAACATATCACTGACAATGAGAAGCACGCACATCCGATCAACATCCGAACTAGTCAGGTTTCGCGTCTCtcttctttctcaatttcctctTGAAAAGATGAGCGTAAATCGATTGCAGATCGCGAGCGTTGTTCGCAGAAGCGCGGTGTATTTATGTAGATGGCTGATTCACACCTTTACGTTGGAAACTCGAGGCGTCGTTAATTCCAACGAGGGCTTATAACCGTGCTTGTATTTTCGACGTCAGATAAAAGCTTTTGTCGCGTCCATCGAATATTTTGATGAAAAGTCTGAAATTTTGATAACACTTGCGGCAATGCTAGATACGTGTCGTTCATTCGATGGGAAATTTTCATCGCACGGACGTTTTTACGCGAACATTTTTACGGATTGGTAAACCGGTTCTGCCCGGTGATTCGTGGGCAATTTATTGGTTTGGTTTTCGGACTGTGCGAGGGTGGAGGGTTACCGAATGGACGGGAAGTGACAACGGCAGCTCGTAAATTTACAATAATTTCGACAGAGTGCACACGAATGCACATACGGAGCCCGAACGCTTCGAGACGTTTGAAATTATCATTGCCATTCGCGAGTATTCTTCTCCGACGAAAACTCTTTTCCGAGACTTTTAAACTCTGTTACTTATTCACCGAatttttctcttactttcttcttcgaCCCAGCATTGAATCATATTCCTTGGAAAGACGTCCTATTATTAAAACTTTTTCCCTCTGTTATCCGACTTCACGAACTTTCGATTATCCGAGTTCATTCGATCGTAATTCTTGCTATTAGTGTTCGAGAATATTAAGGGAGAACCGCACGCGTAACGTTAAATTAGGAAGTCGTATTACTTCGAGTATCGTCATGTTTCGAAATTACACGCGAGTAAAACgaatatttggtatatttttaagaaatttctGTTTTCGTACTGATCACGGATTCTCTCAACTTACTtcttcaaataaaaaattgttctttAGACGAGCGGAACAGGATCGCGATATCGCACGCGTCAGAGagtttcttttcctctctttcctctttcttttgcTTTAACAGAGAAACGGCAGAAAAAACGACTCGAGAAATATCGTGCAGTCGACTTTGACAAGGATTAGCGTGACTGGTTGATCCGACACAGTTAGTTTTCCTATTTAGTTTAATTCCGCGTGGTTCTCGACGTTCGACGCAAACAGGCTCGCGCGAGATCACCGGAACTGGCGTCGCAAGCTCGAAATGCCGTCGTCGGAAGGGAGGGGTTTAGTACGATGCTTCCAGGATTCGCCGACCTCTTGGGAAAGCTCCGACCCGGCAGAGAAAATGATGGAAAGCATAATCCCCCTTAAGAGGCTTAACTCGACGATCCTCGAGTGACCGGAGATAACGCTCGAGCTTTCCAGGTGCGAGTCACGAGTTTTTCAGGATATTTTTCGCGAGTCAAGACGAAAAGGAACGGCCAGGCCGCATAAGCGCCGTCGCGTCGCTTTCTTGCGGCCATGTTTCCTCTCGACGCGTTACTTACACACGCTTTAACACGTAACGTTGCGTCGCGTCGCTACGAATTTACGCGTCACTCCGTATGCAAACTAGGACCAACAACGTATCCGACATTTCTATTCGAACTGTAGGTCGGGTCATTCTTTTGCCTTCCGTTATACCACGATCCTCTCgattttacaaactttattgCGCGACAAAATTATTGCGTTGTTTTACGTTCTCGCATACATATCGCCTTTTTACGACAACACCATAGAAAGCAAATGCGAAGAGTACTTTCTGTCGATCGGTTTAATTTCACTTCCGTGTCGATTCATCGAATAGCTTTTTTACAATATTTCTCGActctttgtttttatttttggcACGGCAGCGCAGCTCGAAGTGTACGTTCTCGAGCGAACAATCAAAGTCTTGGCGGACCGTCGTCAAGTTCACGAGTTTCTTAGCTTTTTCGGTTTCCTCTCTGGAGAATATCGCGGATGTAATAACGCAAGAACGAGAAACAACGATTGTTTGGACGTACCTCGTGAAACCATGTCAATCTGTAAGCTCTAGGATTCGCCCTAACGTTGCACTCGAAGTAAACGTCGTCGCCTTCCTTGATGTTCTTTGGATTCAACGAGGAGCCCATCTTCAGAGCGACGACAGGGGCAACTAAAAAACAGGAACGTGAACGTTAGAGTGAAACGAAAATTGGAACGGTTATCTTTTTTCGAGATCATCGCAAAGAAAGAAGAGAGCGATTGATCGCAACCGCAACCATGGTAACTGAAAATCTACGTTTGTCGCGCATCTGTCGCTATGGTATTTATAAATCAAGAGTTCATCGAAGCCACAGTGCAATAATATTCGGGCATTAGCGGGGCTCGTTTAATGAAATTTGCATTTTCGTTCACGCGAAATACGTCCAAGTGAACATCGAGTCGCGCCGGAGCGGAATCGAAACTCGAAACTACCGCGTAGTTAATAACGTCACACTCGAATTACGGGAAACGTTTTATCGCGCGTAGTTCCCAGCTCGATGAAAACCGTTATTGAACTTTGCGTGACTCACGATTCCCCGCATGCATCGATACTGCGCTTAATCGGTTCTACCATGTTGATGGGCGCATATCGAGGGTACGACAGTAACGAACGTAGCAAATATCAAAGAAgatcattttcatcttcttcCTTCGGCGATGATTTATCGAAAATTCATGTACGCGCATCTTgtgaatattttattctttctttagAAATACTAACGGTTCAACGAGAACGTTTAATATCGATTGGAAGAAACTACGGGACTAGAAGCAACGAGCCGACGACGTCTTATATCTTTCACGTGATCAGTAATTCGGTCATGTAATAAATCGTAGATCGGCGCGCTTGTAGGAAGCTGTTTCGCATGCATTTACCTTACGCATACACGCGGCGAGACACAATATGTACTTCAGTGTCGCAGCTCCAGCAGCACGATTTCAGATTCACAGAATACGTGCAGATGCATATAACTCTGACATCCTCTACGAACGACGTGTGCACAACCACGCATTTAAAGTTTACGCTAATCTTGGTTCCGCGAATCTTGTTCCGTGTCTCTACAGTCCCGGAGAGAATCGGTCGTGTACCCATTAAACAAATGCACCTATTTGGTTGCGGTTACTCCGAACGAGCCGTCACTCAACTATAGCTCGAATCATAATGATCACAGGGGTAGAGTTAATAGTTCGAATTATTCTTATAATCGCGTACAATTTTTTTATCTGCTACGAATGTACGTACGTATATGTAGGTATAGTTGGATAACATAAAAAACACAGCCAGGTGTACGTAACGCGTTGCTTGTTACGCAAATTCAACCCGCGTGGTTCTATCGTAAACGAACTACGAGGCCAGTCTCGggttaattttcattaagcaCACGTATCTTACGGAAATTCATTGAGCAGGGTTCGTTTACGTGAGCGCAAAAAAGTCAACTCTACGACAGTGACCGTCCTTTGATGACACGCGCAATTAAAGAACAAACGAAGGGAATCCGAAATTGTTATCTCCCTTCTCAATTACTTGCTTGGAGTGAACGAGCGTTGTCGAAAAGTTACCTGATGTCGTTGCGACTGTATATTTTCAAGTATAACGAAGCCTTGGGATTTTACAGAGAATCAAATAACAAAAGTTACATTTTTATTGCGATATCATTGATTTTATACGAGACAGATGTAACGTGGTGGTTGGTTATTCCGGGTGACACGATAAGCCGCGATTATGCGTATTTTTGCGGATAAAAATATTTCGTCATATTTTTGTCGACAGACTATGAAAACTGACGGCGTAAAATTGAAATCCGTTATTCCCGCTTGTCATTCTCTTTTCAAAATTAATACTCGTATTTATTTGTTTGATCCTACGTAATGACAGGATCGATCTATTCTCGGAGGTTTAATTTTAATCCAAGCTACGATTGTAAAGGGATTATAACGCGCAATCGAAAGAATACAGAGATGTGGTTTTCGTACGAGTTGCTGCATGCGCGGCTTTAGATGCGTCCACCAACGACATCTTCGGTAGTTTCGACGCCAAGAGTTTGCCACGTTTTACGCTTCTCTCGTTTTTATTGGCTAGATATTGAAGATGCGAGGCAGAGAGaacgagagaagagaagagagagagagagagagagagagagagagagagagagggaaagtaAAGACAATGGTTTATTGCAAACGGCTGTCACAGAGGCAAGCTTGGCACTCGAAATGTAGTCATTATTCGTCTTAACACCCTGCAGAGTTTGCGAAGGTTCCTCTTGGCCGGATTCGATTCATCAAAGCCGGTGCCAGACGAAACGTTCTGATAAAGAGTATGTGCAAGGAACTGAAGGGAAATAGGATTTCGCAGCGAGAGAAGTAAAGTCGAAGAAGGGAAGAAGAGACATAAGAAACGCGGAGAGTAGTAATCGCGTTTCAAAGAAGTGAAATAGATCGCTCATATCGTAGACAAATCGATGTATCGGACGAAATGCAGACAAAGTTGCTGGTCGCCGCGTGTGTTTGATCCAAA from the Bombus affinis isolate iyBomAffi1 chromosome 11, iyBomAffi1.2, whole genome shotgun sequence genome contains:
- the LOC126921897 gene encoding hemicentin-1-like isoform X1, with protein sequence MLWILIAVTCIELSTFANAQSKKTTSMQEDANNTEPDHPIPMESIQGVAGQKATLPCNIQPREPNDAVSMVLWFKEDSGEPLYSYDARNRQFGKAKLWSAPHFWGERASFRASPPAQLTIRDLRESDQAVYRCRVDFRNSPTRNLKVNFTVIVPPAKPIIYDAKRRDMSKLLEAYPEGADLFLVCEVHGGKPRPRVTWFLESQTIDAPSEIRETQGPGGETNVVTISNVTLKGLTRSHYHAKLFCKASNTHLAPPPTTAVIIELHMKPLKVEIMGKDKILSAGKKYETRCQSTGSKPPAVLTWWKASKQLKRTIKNFQEDGTSVSVLQWTPSIEDEGKFLVCRATNPKLQDAGIEERWKLKVHFAPVVALKMGSSLNPKNIKEGDDVYFECNVRANPRAYRLTWFHEEEELHYNVTAGIVLSDHSLVLQSITRESAGRYTCMAVNVEGRASSNVVNLEVMFAPVCKHVLNSAGLRYQNATPPPLNVPEEVHGALKHETISLVCEVDASPTSVSFHWTFNSSGDLSDIPSTKYSNEGTLSRLNYTPSSDMDYGTLGCWASNIVGPSKQPCIYQVIAAGRPYPLQNCTAYNQTGSRIRISCVEGYDGGLPQKFVAIVDKQRLESPNPYWELELRKPTTVALYAVNMKGSSDPVIMEGEALKGVAKFTGESTSSVDMSPILIGLGGTATGLGLIVTGVLMALWRKHAATPAKPKPPQQPSIATFATKGEEEDGNPDLIPTTALTNHFTDRKLLHYGSLPRRPRQLEGREISHDVIEDSDYPRASPNTFYSLQRPHRYSETAIRSAVIQESCI
- the LOC126921897 gene encoding nephrin-like isoform X3; the protein is MESIQGVAGQKATLPCNIQPREPNDAVSMVLWFKEDSGEPLYSYDARNRQFGKAKLWSAPHFWGERASFRASPPAQLTIRDLRESDQAVYRCRVDFRNSPTRNLKVNFTVIVPPAKPIIYDAKRRDMSKLLEAYPEGADLFLVCEVHGGKPRPRVTWFLESQTIDAPSEIRETQGPGGETNVVTISNVTLKGLTRSHYHAKLFCKASNTHLAPPPTTAVIIELHMKPLKVEIMGKDKILSAGKKYETRCQSTGSKPPAVLTWWKASKQLKRTIKNFQEDGTSVSVLQWTPSIEDEGKFLVCRATNPKLQDAGIEERWKLKVHFAPVVALKMGSSLNPKNIKEGDDVYFECNVRANPRAYRLTWFHEEEELHYNVTAGIVLSDHSLVLQSITRESAGRYTCMAVNVEGRASSNVVNLEVMFAPVCKHVLNSAGLRYQNATPPPLNVPEEVHGALKHETISLVCEVDASPTSVSFHWTFNSSGDLSDIPSTKYSNEGTLSRLNYTPSSDMDYGTLGCWASNIVGPSKQPCIYQVIAAGRPYPLQNCTAYNQTGSRIRISCVEGYDGGLPQKFVAIVDKQRLESPNPYWELELRKPTTVALYAVNMKGSSDPVIMEGEALKGVAKFTGESTSSVDMSPILIGLGGTATGLGLIVTGVLMALWRKHAATPAKPKPPQQPSIATFATKGEEEDGNPDLIPTTALTNHFTDRKLLHYGSLPRRPRQLEGREISHDVIEDSDYPRASPNTFYSLQRPHRYSETAIRSAVIQESCI
- the LOC126921897 gene encoding nephrin-like isoform X2 yields the protein MIYRVYIRRSLFQRFTIANLSTPDVANLASSSSRSVEKRTKTRLFGACLQQKDGGKRGCTLRVDMVAAIARGNFHQVSSEIRRQDETRPVCVYLGCIEDQVDRRKNPRDKRKRERKRSSLRESVPPAKPIIYDAKRRDMSKLLEAYPEGADLFLVCEVHGGKPRPRVTWFLESQTIDAPSEIRETQGPGGETNVVTISNVTLKGLTRSHYHAKLFCKASNTHLAPPPTTAVIIELHMKPLKVEIMGKDKILSAGKKYETRCQSTGSKPPAVLTWWKASKQLKRTIKNFQEDGTSVSVLQWTPSIEDEGKFLVCRATNPKLQDAGIEERWKLKVHFAPVVALKMGSSLNPKNIKEGDDVYFECNVRANPRAYRLTWFHEEEELHYNVTAGIVLSDHSLVLQSITRESAGRYTCMAVNVEGRASSNVVNLEVMFAPVCKHVLNSAGLRYQNATPPPLNVPEEVHGALKHETISLVCEVDASPTSVSFHWTFNSSGDLSDIPSTKYSNEGTLSRLNYTPSSDMDYGTLGCWASNIVGPSKQPCIYQVIAAGRPYPLQNCTAYNQTGSRIRISCVEGYDGGLPQKFVAIVDKQRLESPNPYWELELRKPTTVALYAVNMKGSSDPVIMEGEALKGVAKFTGESTSSVDMSPILIGLGGTATGLGLIVTGVLMALWRKHAATPAKPKPPQQPSIATFATKGEEEDGNPDLIPTTALTNHFTDRKLLHYGSLPRRPRQLEGREISHDVIEDSDYPRASPNTFYSLQRPHRYSETAIRSAVIQESCI